Within Micavibrio sp. TMED2, the genomic segment TGCTCGACCGCTGCAATGTGCATGGCGGTGGGGAAGGTGTCATTCGAGGACTGACCCATATTCACATGGTCGTTCGGGTGCACCGGGTCCTTGGAGCCAAGCTCGCCGCCGAGCAGCTCAATCGCCCGGTTGGCGATGACCTCGTTGGTATTCATGTTCGACTGGGTGCCGGAGCCGGTCTGCCAGACCACCAGCGGGAAGTGATCGAGCAGGCTGCCGTCGATGACTTCTTCAGCGGCCTCGGTGATCGCATTGCCGATCTTCTTGTCCATCGCACCCAGTTCCATATTGGTCTGGGCTGCTGCTTTCTTGACGATACCGAGGGCACGTACCAGCGGGGCCGGCATGGTCTCGCCACCGATCTTGAAATTGATCAGGGAGCGGGCGGTCTGGGCACCGTAATAACGGTCGGTTGGAACGGGCAGTTCGCCCATGCTGTCGGTTTCGATACGGACGTTTTGGTCGGTGGTCATTGGTCGATATGTTCCAGAATAGGACAGGAAGGAAGTGTCGTGCTGACGAGCGGCCTGTTTTACGGCGATCTGTCGGTCAAAGCAAATCCCGCATGCGATACCAGGTCATTGCCAGTACCAGTGCCGGGGTGCGGAACAGGCGGCCGCCGGGGAATTTGGCATGCGGCACTTTGGCCATCAGGTCGAAACGTTCAGCGGTACCGGCAATCGCCTCGGCCATCACGCGCCCGGCCATACCGGTCAACACAACACCGTGACCGGAGAAGCCATGGGCGAAAAAGGTATTGGGGCCGATCTTGCCGAGATGCGGCACCCGCTTGATTGTGATGCCGACATAGCCGCCCCAGCTGTATTCAATTTCGGTATCCTTCAACTGCGGGAACACATGGCGCATCTTGTCGGCGGTATGCTTGCTCACATCGGGCAGATCATAGCCGGAATAGCTCACCCGCCCGCCGAACAGCAGCCGGTTGTCCGGTGACCGACGATAATAGTTGAGCACGAAGAACAGGTCGCAGACTGCCTCGTTATCCGGGATCAGCGACCGGGCCATGTTCTCGTCGAGGGTTTCGGTGGCGACAATATGGGTGCCGACCGGCATGACATAGCCCTCGATCTCCTGTGCCACCCCTTTGAGATAGGCATTGCCCGCGAGCAGCACATGCTTCGCCGTCACCGTGGCACCGGTTGCCAGCTTCACCTTTACCGGGCCGGGCTTGTCATAATCCTCAAGGGTCAGGACCTGTGAATGCTCGGCGATGGTCGCACCGGCAGTTTCCGCCGCACGGGCAAGGCCGAGGGCATACTTCAGCGGATGCAGATGGCCGCTGCCGGGATCATAGAAGCCGCCGATATAGCGCGGGCTGGCGACCCGCTCCCTGATCTGATCCGGGCGCATGACATAAATGTCCTCGACGCCATACCGGCTCCATTCCTCGAAGGTCTCGCGGCAATCGGTGAGGTGGGATTCCTTCTCTGCGGCATGAATATAGCCCCAGGTGAGGTCGCAATCGATGTTGTGGCTGTCGATCCGCTCACGCAGCAGGTCCATGGCATCAACCGACAGGTTCCAGAGCCGGTCGGCGTCTTCCTTGCCGACCCAGCCCGCGATCTGGTCCTGTCCCTTGGTGAAGCCGCGCACCACCTGCCCGCCATTGCGGCCCGAGGCTCCCCAACCGACCCGGTTGGCCTCGACCACCAGCACGTCATAGCCCTTGGCCGCAAGGTCGATGGCGGCAGATAACCCGGTATAGCCCGCGCCAACAATACAGACATCGCAGGTCCGGTCGGCCAGTATCGGCGGGCGTGGCTGGTCGAGCGTTGCCGAGGCCGCATACCATGATGCCGGATGCTCGTGCCCTTCATTGCGGTAGTTATGCATGATCGAAACCCTGTTTGCCGATCTGGCGGCAGGAAAACCAAAACTTGCCCTTGTCCTTGGCAGCGATCTCGCTAGCTTGCAAGATGAGAACGCCCGGCAAGGGCTAAATATATCCTGTTATTCCATACTGTCAGAGTACCCGTCATGGCGCTGCCCGAAGATTTCAATGATCTGGTCGAAACCCTTGAATTTCTCGACGACTGGGAAGAGCGATACAAATTCATCATCGATCTGGGCCGCGAGCTGGAGCCGCTGCCCGAGGCCGCCTATACCGACGAGAACAAGGTGCGCGGCTGTATGAGTCAGGTCTGGATGATCCATGAAATGCGTGAGATTGATGGCGAGCGCGTGATCCATCTGCAGGCTGACAGCGACGCCCATATCGTCAAGGGGCTTATTGCCGTTCTGATGGTGCTCTATTCCGACAAGACGCCGGCGCAGGTGCTGGCTGTCGATGTGGAAGATGCATTCCGGCAGCTGCAGCTCGAGGAACATCTGAGCGCCAACCGTCGCAACGGCTTTTTCTCCATGATCGACCGGATCAAGACCGTGGCTGCGATCGAGACCGCCTCGGCGTCATGACGGGCTGTATCAGAGCATGAAGCTGTTTAAATGTCCCGGTTGCGGTGGCACGATCTATTTCCGCAATCTTGGGTGCTCATGTGGTCAGGCGGTGGCCTATGATCCGGCACTTGGCGGATTTGTTGACCTGAATACGGTCAACCCATGTGAAAACCGGGAACAGATCGACTGCAACTGGCGTGCTGATGACGGCTATGCACAATGCCGGTCATGCCGCACGACGGAGACCATTCCCGATCTCACCGTGTCAAAGAACCGGGAGCTCTGGGCCGAGGCGGAGCAGGCCAAACGCTGGGTCATGGCCAATCTCATGCGCTACGGGATATTCGGCCCACAGGACAATCACGCCGACCCGGTCTTCGAACTGATCAGCGAGGCGACAGCAGGTGGTGAGGTACAGGTGATGATGGGCCATGCAGAAGGCCGGATTGTCATCAATGTGGTCGAAGCCGATCACGCAATCCGGGAGTCCCGGCGGCAGTCACTGGATGAACGCTTGCGGACCATGATCGGTCATTTCCGCCATGAACTCGGTCACTATATCCATATGCGACTGGTTGCCGTCCCCGGCTTTGCCGAGGAGTTTCGGGATCTGTTCGGGGACGAGCAGCAGGATTATGCCGCTGCGCTCGAACGCCATTATGCGCGCCAGGAGCCATCGGAGCGTCAACATGAGTTCCTGACCCATTATGCCAGCGCCCATCCCCATGAGGATTGGGCCGAGACCTTTGCCCATTTTCTGCATCTGGTTGATATTGTTGACAGCGCACAAGCGTCGGGGCTCTCATGGACCACCAAGGACGATAACGGCAATACGATCCTTGCTGATTTCGATCCCTATGATGCGGCTACGCCCGAGCCGTTACTGAGTGTCGCGGCGTCCCTCGGTATTGCTTTGAACCACGTCAACCGGGCGATGGGGCTGTATGATGTCTACCCCTTTGTCATGAGCGCCGTAACCCGGCGGA encodes:
- a CDS encoding FAD-dependent oxidoreductase; translated protein: MHNYRNEGHEHPASWYAASATLDQPRPPILADRTCDVCIVGAGYTGLSAAIDLAAKGYDVLVVEANRVGWGASGRNGGQVVRGFTKGQDQIAGWVGKEDADRLWNLSVDAMDLLRERIDSHNIDCDLTWGYIHAAEKESHLTDCRETFEEWSRYGVEDIYVMRPDQIRERVASPRYIGGFYDPGSGHLHPLKYALGLARAAETAGATIAEHSQVLTLEDYDKPGPVKVKLATGATVTAKHVLLAGNAYLKGVAQEIEGYVMPVGTHIVATETLDENMARSLIPDNEAVCDLFFVLNYYRRSPDNRLLFGGRVSYSGYDLPDVSKHTADKMRHVFPQLKDTEIEYSWGGYVGITIKRVPHLGKIGPNTFFAHGFSGHGVVLTGMAGRVMAEAIAGTAERFDLMAKVPHAKFPGGRLFRTPALVLAMTWYRMRDLL
- a CDS encoding cysteine desufuration protein SufE, coding for MALPEDFNDLVETLEFLDDWEERYKFIIDLGRELEPLPEAAYTDENKVRGCMSQVWMIHEMREIDGERVIHLQADSDAHIVKGLIAVLMVLYSDKTPAQVLAVDVEDAFRQLQLEEHLSANRRNGFFSMIDRIKTVAAIETASAS